In Cotesia glomerata isolate CgM1 linkage group LG3, MPM_Cglom_v2.3, whole genome shotgun sequence, one genomic interval encodes:
- the LOC123260594 gene encoding uncharacterized protein LOC123260594 has translation MVPCIGHDMDDGMDTESVNSTESSRRLKRKRTEGGEGDMEHKLDLLLSSHDNIVADFDVFKLEVAQLIKDEIKREIQAVRNDVVNDVTKAVTNAVRKELVEMNRNAVNVKTSADIYGSRLETFASKVKQSQIERITVEPKEKQDIAVTVQKLKKSVDVGKLGVGVDKLEKTRSGNVIIGCKQKEDSCKLFDELKKSIGNEYNIKINEKKMPKIKIIDIEEEIISKNNDEIIKTLQTQNDLSQEVNTKMEIKKKAFGKNKEGFIILEVDPKSHKQLNELKEVEESEIDEIIKKLDKNKGKGSMISNDIIDKIWKVDKVVIREIVNCCLKSSKIPDNWKNSLIHPIPKVKGTNNAEDFRPINTLPELEKIVEQVVKNRLLKHLDRNGILKEEQSGFRKHHSCETALQKIMCEWRNEIDKGNMIGAVLLDLSKAFETLNIPRLIEKPRMYGVGGGALEWFQNYLEDRTQQVKFGDAISVKIKVKYGVPQGSILGPLLFILYINDIVDVAKEYGCQLPCVGHDMDDDMDTESVKSMESSSSRRFKRKRTEEEESDIEHKLDLLLSIHDNIEENNDVFKMEVKQLIKDEIKREIQAVRKDIVSEVTKSVTNAVRKELLELNRNTVTGKVTSDTYAGRLKKSQMESIIVEPKAKQDTTVTVQKLKKSVDVGKLGLGVDKINETKSGKVIIGCKQKQDSHVLVEELKKNIGNEYNIKLNDKKLPKLKIIDIEEDIISEKREKEIIKIVQKQNDLTLDQNSKIEIKKKAVGKKKKMVLLF, from the exons ATGGTGCCATGTATAGGTCATGATATGGATGATGGCATGGATACGGAGAGTGTCAATTCTACGGAAAGTTCAAGAAGATTAAAAAGGAAAAGAACAGAGGGTGGAGAGGGTGATATGGAGCATAAATTGGATTTGTTGCTGAGCAGTCATGATAATATCGTGGCGGATTTTGATGTTTTCAAATTGGAAGTTGCTCAACTTATTAAGGATGAGATTAAGAGGGAGATACAGGCAGTTAGAAATGATGTAGTTAATGATGTAACTAAAGCAGTAACTAACGCTGTACGAAAGGAATTGGTGGAAATGAACCGCAATGCAGTAAATGTGAAAACATCTGCTGACATCTACGGTTCGAGACTAGAGACGTTCGCAAGTAAAGTAAAGCAATCACAGATTGAAAGAATTACAGTCGAGCCCAAAGAAAAGCAGGATATAGCAGTTACTGTACAGAAGCTAAAGAAAAGTGTAGATGTTGGTAAACTTGGTGTTGGTGTTGATAAATTAGAAAAGACAAGAAGTGGAAATGTGATTATAGGATGTAAACAAAAAGAAGACTCATGTAAGTTATTTGATGAATTAAAGAAAAGTATAGGTAatgaatataatattaaaattaatgagaaaaaaatgcCTAAGATCAAAATAATCGACATTGAAGAAGagataatttcaaaaaataacgatgaaataataaaaacgttACAAACACAAAATGATTTATCCCAAGAAGTAAACAcaaaaatggaaataaaaaaaaaggcatttggaaaaaataaagaaggtTTTATTATCTTAGAAGTTGATCCTAAAAGCCATAAACA GCTTAATGAACTAAAGGAAGTCGAGGAATCAGAAATAGATGAAATCATTAAGAagttagataaaaataaaggtAAAGGAAGTATGATATCAAATGATATTATAGATAAGATTTGGAAAGTCGATAAGGTAGTGATTAGGGAAATAGTAAATTGTTGTTTAAAATCATCTAAAATACCTGATAATTGGAAAAACTCACTGATTCACCCGATACCTAAGGTTAAGGGAACTAATAATGCTGAAGATTTTAGGCCGATTAATACATTGCctgaattagagaaaatagTCGAACAGGTTGTGAAAAATAGATTACTTAAACATCTAGATAGGAATGGTATATTAAAAGAAGAGCAATCTGGTTTTCGAAAGCATCATTCATGTGAGACTGCACTTCAAAAGATCATGTGTGAATGGAGAAATGAAATAGATAAAGGTAATATGATAGGAGCCGTACTTCTTGACTTAAGTAAAGCTTTCGAAACATTAAACATACCGAGACTGATTGAGAAGCCAAGAATGTATGGAGTAGGTGGGGGTGCGTTAGAATGGTTTCAAAACTACTTGGAAGATAGAACGCAACAAGTTAAGTTTGGGGACGCTATTTCGGTTAAAATAAAGGTTAAATATGGTGTACCACAAGGATCAATATTAGGAcctttattgtttatattgtatataaaCGATATAGTGGATGTTGCGAAGGAATATGGATGTCAAT TGCCATGTGTGGGTCATGATATGGATGATGACATGGATACGGAGAGTGTTAAGTCTATGGAAAGTTCAAGTTCAAGAAGATTTAAAAGGAAAAGaacagaagaagaagaaagtgATATAGAACATAAATTAGATTTGTTGCTGAGCATTCATGATAATATCGAAGAGAATAACGATGTCTTTAAAATGGAAGTTAAGCAACTTATTAAGGATGAAATTAAGAGGGAAATACAGGCAGTTAGAAAAGATATAGTTAGTGAGGTAACTAAATCAGTAACTAACGCAGTACGCAAGGAACTATTGGAATTGAACCGTAATACAGTAACTGGAAAGGTAACTAGTGACACCTATGCGGGGCGACTAAAGAAATCACAGATGGAAAGTATTATTGTGGAACCAAAGGCGAAGCAGGACACAACAGTTACTGTACAGAAACTTAAGAAGAGTGTAGATGTTGGCAAACTTGGGCTGGGTGTagacaaaataaatgaaacaaAAAGTGGGAAGGTTATAATTGGATGTAAACAAAAACAAGACTCACATGTATTAGTAGAAgagttaaagaaaaatattgggAATGAGtacaatattaaattgaatgaTAAAAAGCTTCCAAAgttaaagataattgatataGAAGAGGATATAATTTCAGAGAAACGTGAAAAggaaatcataaaaatagtacaaaaacaaaatgatttgaCATTGGATCAAAACAgcaaaatagaaattaaaaagaaggcagttggaaaaaagaaaaagatggtTTTATTATTCTAG